A genomic window from Streptomyces sp. NBC_00234 includes:
- a CDS encoding TylF/MycF/NovP-related O-methyltransferase, whose product MSGNARVLSRGMAWRNAINGVLQQLTGYQLRRVSVPAPRAAAAAPAAPAAAPVAPAPKPKPKAKAGPQFPADYDDEAKDIIRAVKPYSMTSPERLNAFILATRHIARHNIPGDIVECGVWRGGSMQACAKTLLSLGETERDLYLFDTYEGMTPPTEEDLRLDGRSARDLLDAQGKDRPIWAVASLEDVQAGFENVPYPKERVHYVQGRVEDTVPERAPEQISILRLDTDWYASTKHELEHLYSRLVSGGVLLIDDYGYWQGSRQAVDEFLEKTGEKLLLLRMDEGRIAVKP is encoded by the coding sequence ATGAGCGGCAATGCGCGCGTACTGTCCCGGGGCATGGCTTGGCGCAACGCCATCAACGGCGTCCTTCAGCAGCTCACCGGATATCAGCTCAGGCGCGTGTCCGTGCCCGCCCCCCGCGCGGCCGCGGCGGCCCCGGCCGCCCCCGCCGCGGCGCCTGTGGCGCCCGCACCGAAGCCCAAGCCGAAGGCCAAGGCCGGGCCGCAGTTCCCGGCGGACTACGACGACGAGGCGAAGGACATCATCCGTGCGGTCAAGCCGTACTCGATGACCTCGCCGGAGCGGCTCAACGCCTTCATCCTCGCGACCCGTCACATCGCCCGCCACAACATCCCCGGCGACATCGTCGAATGCGGTGTGTGGCGCGGCGGCTCCATGCAGGCGTGCGCGAAGACGCTGCTCTCGCTCGGTGAGACCGAACGGGACCTCTACCTGTTCGACACGTACGAGGGCATGACCCCGCCCACCGAGGAGGACCTGCGGCTCGACGGCAGGTCGGCACGGGACCTGCTCGACGCGCAGGGCAAGGACCGGCCGATCTGGGCGGTCGCCTCGCTGGAGGACGTCCAGGCCGGATTCGAGAACGTGCCCTACCCGAAGGAGCGCGTCCACTACGTGCAGGGCAGGGTCGAGGACACCGTCCCGGAGCGCGCCCCGGAGCAGATCTCCATCCTCCGCCTGGACACCGACTGGTACGCCTCCACCAAGCACGAGCTGGAGCACCTCTACTCGCGTCTGGTGAGCGGCGGCGTCCTGCTGATCGACGACTACGGCTACTGGCAGGGCTCGCGGCAGGCCGTCGACGAGTTCCTGGAGAAGACCGGAGAGAAGCTGCTGCTGCTCCGCATGGACGAGGGCCGGATCGCCGTCAAGCCCTGA
- a CDS encoding bifunctional glycosyltransferase/CDP-glycerol:glycerophosphate glycerophosphotransferase, whose protein sequence is MAPRLTVVVPLYNVEEYLGACLDSLAEQTMPDLEVVMVDDGSTDGSGRVARKFAARDPRFRLITQENAGLGAARNAGVQEAHRDGEFLTFVDSDDIVPPGAYERMLAELARSGSDFVTGNVLRLRANGALEQSPMFRKPMEKPRSATHVTRDWVLLGDRIACNKVFRRSFWDRHAFAFPTGVLYEDIAVVLPAHFLARSVDVVEDPVYHWRDRAGSITARRAVPQGIRDRVTAVSTVSGFLAARGMTEAKRRYDGHALSGDLWLFIDALPEGDAAFHEAFLEHANAFAATVDPAVVDALPLHLRVKWQLVRERRMPELLALLAYEKPDRDTFHVRGVLRPRAQYPVVDGPLPSRATALSGTDLPVHAHLTQAVWRDGLLHLKGYAYVRNAPGRPAGTGWLRSGRRVLPLRVRTFRTDEAAARSGRTLHRYERSGFEAVVDPRKLAAKGAGKGGRRTWKLESVVLGAGRARRGPMRLLGNPAAPAVVYTDERTRIVPVLSGNKLELRTDRIDAVLVAHTATGQGVRIEVRVLDGSEPTALRVQEWRTKETREFPLGLSGPDGASAGTVVAEIPLTAFRGSDGAWGVQLVGGKRRVTVAARPETPSARYPLPGGREVHAAANPSGDLVLTDRGVQPVVEELSWAEDGTLVLEGSLPGRYAGGLELVLRHSGHQEETAFPAETVAGDGTAGFRAVLDPGNVEGLGGTLPLSEGRWYLFLRERGETDPDAYLPMRAGTPLHAGLPLHREPAGRLFTLERRFHDRLVLESGSALPVAERGAYGQQRLRERYAALRGGGDGLRRAVLYSSFDGRQFSDSPRAVYEELARRDTALEHLWVVRDEQVRVPAGARAVALHSAEWHEALARSRWIVSNTHLPEWFERADGQFVVQTWHGTPLKRIGRDLAGTPTADVAYMASMPRRAAQWSVLVSPNTFSTPVMRRAFGHTGAVVECGYPRNDLLYAADRQKVADAVRERLGIPDGKRVILYAPTWREDRPKQAGRYGLDLQLDLAQAEKELGEDTVLLVRRHYLVGGSIPQSEFVRDVSRYPDVAELILISDALVTDYSSLMFDFAGTGRPMVFHTYDLEHYRDTLRGFCFDFATQAPGPLVPTSAGVVEALRDLASVTETHRDAYARFRESFCDLDDGTAATRVADLMLKGEQV, encoded by the coding sequence ATGGCACCCCGTCTCACCGTCGTCGTCCCGCTCTACAACGTCGAGGAGTACCTCGGTGCCTGCCTGGACTCCCTCGCCGAACAGACCATGCCCGACCTCGAAGTCGTCATGGTCGACGACGGCTCCACGGACGGAAGCGGGCGCGTCGCCCGGAAGTTCGCCGCGCGGGACCCGCGCTTCCGGCTGATCACCCAGGAGAACGCCGGACTCGGGGCCGCCCGCAACGCCGGAGTCCAGGAGGCCCACCGGGACGGCGAGTTCCTGACGTTCGTCGACAGCGACGACATCGTGCCGCCCGGCGCGTACGAGCGGATGCTCGCCGAACTCGCCCGCTCCGGCTCCGACTTCGTCACCGGGAACGTGCTCCGGCTCCGCGCCAACGGTGCGCTGGAGCAGTCGCCGATGTTCCGCAAGCCGATGGAGAAGCCCCGGTCCGCCACCCACGTCACCCGGGACTGGGTGCTGCTCGGCGACCGCATCGCCTGCAACAAGGTCTTCCGCAGGTCCTTCTGGGACCGCCATGCCTTCGCGTTCCCGACCGGTGTCCTGTACGAGGACATCGCCGTCGTGCTGCCCGCCCACTTCCTGGCACGGTCCGTCGACGTCGTCGAGGATCCCGTCTACCACTGGCGGGACCGGGCCGGTTCGATCACGGCGCGGCGTGCGGTGCCCCAGGGCATCCGCGACCGGGTCACCGCCGTCTCCACCGTCAGCGGGTTCCTCGCCGCGCGGGGCATGACCGAGGCCAAGCGCCGGTACGACGGGCACGCACTCTCCGGTGACCTCTGGCTGTTCATCGACGCGCTGCCGGAGGGCGACGCCGCCTTCCACGAGGCGTTCCTCGAACACGCCAACGCGTTCGCCGCCACCGTCGACCCGGCCGTCGTCGACGCACTGCCCCTGCATCTGCGGGTCAAGTGGCAGCTCGTCAGGGAACGCCGGATGCCCGAGCTCCTCGCCCTCCTCGCCTACGAGAAGCCCGACCGCGACACCTTCCACGTCCGCGGCGTGCTCCGGCCCCGCGCGCAGTACCCGGTCGTCGACGGCCCGCTCCCGAGCCGCGCCACCGCGCTGAGCGGCACCGACCTCCCCGTACACGCCCATCTCACCCAGGCCGTCTGGCGCGACGGACTGCTGCACCTCAAGGGGTACGCCTACGTCCGCAACGCACCGGGCCGTCCGGCCGGCACCGGCTGGCTGCGGTCCGGGCGCCGCGTCCTCCCGCTGCGCGTCCGCACCTTCCGTACGGACGAGGCCGCCGCCCGGTCCGGCCGCACCCTGCACCGCTACGAGCGCTCCGGCTTCGAGGCCGTCGTCGACCCCCGCAAGCTCGCCGCCAAGGGGGCGGGGAAGGGCGGACGGAGGACCTGGAAGCTGGAATCCGTCGTCCTCGGCGCCGGCCGGGCGCGCCGCGGTCCGATGCGACTCCTGGGCAATCCGGCGGCCCCGGCCGTCGTGTACACCGACGAGCGCACCCGGATCGTCCCCGTCCTGTCGGGCAACAAACTGGAGCTGCGCACCGACCGGATCGACGCCGTCCTCGTCGCGCACACCGCGACCGGGCAAGGCGTACGGATCGAGGTACGGGTCCTCGACGGAAGCGAGCCCACCGCCCTGCGCGTCCAGGAATGGCGCACCAAGGAGACCCGGGAGTTCCCCCTGGGGCTCAGCGGTCCGGACGGTGCGTCGGCCGGCACGGTCGTCGCCGAGATCCCGCTCACGGCCTTCCGCGGCTCCGACGGGGCATGGGGGGTCCAACTGGTGGGCGGCAAACGCCGGGTGACGGTGGCCGCGCGTCCGGAGACACCGTCCGCGCGCTATCCGCTTCCCGGGGGCCGCGAAGTCCACGCAGCCGCCAACCCCTCCGGCGACCTGGTGCTCACCGACCGCGGGGTGCAGCCGGTCGTCGAAGAGCTCTCCTGGGCGGAGGACGGGACACTCGTCCTCGAAGGCAGCCTGCCCGGCCGGTACGCCGGCGGCCTCGAACTCGTCCTGCGCCACAGCGGCCACCAGGAGGAGACCGCCTTCCCGGCCGAGACCGTGGCGGGCGACGGGACGGCCGGGTTCCGGGCGGTCCTGGACCCGGGGAACGTCGAAGGGCTCGGCGGCACCCTCCCGCTCTCCGAGGGCCGTTGGTACCTCTTCCTGCGCGAACGGGGCGAGACCGACCCGGACGCCTACCTGCCGATGCGCGCCGGGACGCCGCTCCACGCGGGCCTGCCGCTCCACCGCGAACCGGCCGGCCGGCTCTTCACCCTGGAACGGCGCTTCCACGACCGGCTGGTCCTGGAGTCCGGCAGCGCCCTGCCCGTCGCGGAACGGGGAGCGTACGGCCAGCAGCGGCTGCGCGAGCGGTACGCCGCCCTGCGCGGCGGAGGGGACGGGCTGCGCAGGGCCGTCCTGTACAGCAGCTTCGACGGACGCCAGTTCTCCGACTCGCCCCGTGCGGTCTACGAGGAACTGGCCCGCCGCGACACCGCGCTCGAACACCTCTGGGTGGTCCGCGACGAACAGGTCCGGGTCCCGGCCGGGGCGCGCGCGGTGGCGCTGCACAGCGCCGAGTGGCACGAGGCGCTCGCCCGCAGCCGCTGGATCGTCTCCAACACGCATCTGCCCGAGTGGTTCGAGCGGGCCGACGGCCAGTTCGTGGTGCAGACCTGGCACGGCACGCCGCTCAAGCGCATCGGCCGCGACCTGGCCGGCACCCCGACCGCCGACGTCGCCTACATGGCGTCGATGCCACGACGTGCCGCCCAGTGGAGCGTCCTCGTCTCTCCGAACACCTTCTCCACACCGGTCATGCGGCGGGCCTTCGGACACACCGGCGCGGTCGTCGAGTGCGGCTATCCACGCAACGACCTCCTGTACGCCGCCGACCGGCAGAAGGTCGCCGACGCCGTACGGGAGCGGCTGGGCATCCCCGACGGCAAGCGCGTGATCCTCTACGCGCCCACCTGGCGCGAGGACCGGCCCAAGCAGGCGGGCCGTTACGGACTCGACCTCCAACTCGATCTGGCGCAGGCCGAGAAGGAACTCGGCGAGGACACCGTCCTGCTCGTGCGACGCCACTACCTGGTGGGCGGCAGCATCCCGCAGAGCGAGTTCGTCCGCGACGTGTCGCGCTACCCGGACGTCGCCGAGCTGATCCTGATCAGCGACGCCCTGGTCACCGACTACTCGTCCCTGATGTTCGACTTCGCCGGGACCGGCCGCCCGATGGTGTTCCACACCTACGACCTGGAGCACTACCGCGACACCCTGCGCGGCTTCTGCTTCGACTTCGCCACGCAGGCACCGGGACCG
- a CDS encoding methyltransferase domain-containing protein, whose protein sequence is MHQSAYEQMELCIEEYLPRTRRHRVVDLGSRISGKQSRTHRGLLAGHDIDYFGVDVQDGPNVDAVMTRPYRIPAKSRSADVVLSGQAFEHIPFFWASMLEIARVLKPGGYAFITAPSRGHAHDAQDCWRYYPDGFRALAAHARLELCEAYTDFPPRKGIWHDYRGIDKGAYWGDSVGVFRRPERYPRLTMFAVRELTVWWANRVGGVDAVPVPRPLDGRERCGRPAAAPADVPAPAKAPAPADVPAAAETGS, encoded by the coding sequence ATGCACCAGTCCGCCTATGAGCAGATGGAACTCTGCATCGAGGAGTATCTGCCCAGGACGCGCAGGCACCGTGTCGTCGACCTCGGATCGCGTATCTCCGGCAAGCAGAGCCGGACGCACCGGGGCCTGCTGGCGGGCCACGACATCGACTACTTCGGGGTCGACGTGCAGGACGGACCCAACGTCGACGCCGTGATGACCAGGCCGTACCGCATCCCCGCCAAGTCCCGCAGCGCCGACGTCGTCCTCTCCGGGCAGGCGTTCGAGCACATCCCGTTCTTCTGGGCGTCGATGCTGGAGATCGCCCGGGTGCTGAAGCCCGGCGGCTACGCCTTCATCACCGCACCCTCGCGCGGCCACGCGCACGACGCCCAGGACTGCTGGCGCTACTACCCGGACGGCTTCCGCGCCCTGGCGGCCCACGCACGGCTCGAACTCTGCGAGGCGTACACCGACTTCCCGCCCAGGAAGGGAATCTGGCACGACTACCGGGGCATCGACAAGGGCGCCTACTGGGGCGACTCCGTCGGGGTCTTCCGGAGGCCGGAGCGCTACCCCCGGCTGACCATGTTCGCCGTACGGGAGCTGACCGTGTGGTGGGCCAACCGCGTCGGCGGGGTGGACGCGGTTCCGGTGCCCCGGCCGCTCGACGGCCGGGAGCGCTGCGGGCGGCCGGCCGCTGCCCCGGCGGACGTTCCGGCCCCGGCGAAGGCACCGGCCCCTGCGGACGTTCCGGCCGCGGCGGAGACGGGCTCCTGA